The Triticum aestivum cultivar Chinese Spring chromosome 3A, IWGSC CS RefSeq v2.1, whole genome shotgun sequence genome includes a region encoding these proteins:
- the LOC123057157 gene encoding F-box protein At5g07610-like, protein MDGSYLLEGTVKEPDGLLVKIISRVPYKSTCCCKCVSTRWRDLFSHPDHRKKMPQSLAGFFYEGYNRNRFPKEARYFTNVSGEGDPLIDPSLSFLAKCESLAILDCCNGLLLCRCGKATDPNTMDYVVCNPATEKWVVVPATDWSCKVSVARLGFEPAVSSHFHVFEFIDQKTWGIDDGKLNNH, encoded by the exons ATGGATGGCTCATATTTACTTGAGGGTACCGTAAAAGAGCCAG ACGGCCTCCTCGTGAAGATCATCTCGCGCGTGCCATACAAGTCCACCTGCTGCTGCAAGTGCGTCTCCACGCGCTGGCGCGACCTCTTCTCCCACCCGGACCACCGCAAGAAGATGCCGCAGTCCCTCGCCGGCTTCTTTTATGAAGGTTATAACAGAAATCGCTTTCCCAAGGAGGCTCGCTATTTCACCAACGTGTCAGGGGAAGGTGACCCTCTCATCGACCCGTCACTCTCCTTCCTGGCCAAATGCGAGAGCCTTGCCATTCTGGATTGCTGCAATGGCCTCCTCCTCTGCCGCTGCGGGAAGGCGACTGATCCCAATACAATGGATTATGTGGTGTGCAATCCCGCCACTGAGAAATGGGTGGTTGTGCCCGCCACTGACTGGTCCTGTAAGGTGAGTGTTGCTCGCCTGGGATTCGAGCCGGCCGTCTCCTCGCACTTCCATGTATTCGAGTTTATAGATCAGAAGACCTGGGGTATAGATGACGGCAAGCTAAATAACCACTGA